A DNA window from Salvelinus namaycush isolate Seneca chromosome 30, SaNama_1.0, whole genome shotgun sequence contains the following coding sequences:
- the LOC120025223 gene encoding melanocyte-stimulating hormone receptor-like: MTDNTSQHNFLMHHHMELSTLTMYSENSTTNNTSAREQNSTTCSLRIPQELFLTLGLISLVENILVVLAIIKNRNLHSPMYYFICCLAVSDMLVSVANVVETIVMLLTEHGLLVVTPEMLRHLDNVIDIMNCSSVVSSLSFLCTIAADRYITIFYALRYHSIMTTQRAVTIIAMVWLTSITASILFIVYHSHTAVIVCLVTFFCITLVFTAVLYMHMFILAHVHSRRIMAIYKSRRQGTSMKGAITLTILLGVFILCWGPFFLHLILILTCPTTPFCTCFFSYFNLFLILIICNSLIDPLIYAYRSQELRKTLKELLFCSCVTFRCDSILECLFPWKFT, from the coding sequence ATGACGGACAACACGTCTCAACATAACTTCCTCATGCACCACCACATGGAGCTGAGCACCCTCACCATGTACAGCGAGAACagcaccaccaacaacaccagcGCCAGGGAGCAGAACTCTACGACCTGCTCGCTCCGCATTCCACAAGAGCTGTTCCTGACGCTGGGCCTCATTAGTCTGGTGGAGAACATCCTAGTGGTGCTGGCCATCATCAAGAACCGCAATCTGCACTCGCCCATGTACTACTTCATATGCTGCCTGGCCGTCTCCGACATGCTGGTCAGCGTCGCCAACGTAGTGGAGACCATAGTTATGTTGCTCACCGAACACGGGCTCCTAGTGGTCACACCTGAAATGCTGCGGCACCTGGACAACGTCATCGACATCATGAACTGCAGCTCGGTGGTGTCATCGCTGTCCTTCCTGTGCACCATCGCCGCGGATCGATATATCACCATCTTTTACGCGCTGCGTTACCACAGCATCATGACCACGCAGCGCGCCGTGACCATCATCGCGATGGTGTGGCTGACCAGCATCACTGCCAGCATACTTTTCATCGTCTACCACTCGCACACCGCCGTCATTGTATGCCTCGTCACCTTCTTCTGCATCACTCTTGTCTTCACCGCTGTGCTCTACATGCACATGTTTATCCTGGCGCACGTGCACTCGCGGCGCATCATGGCCATCTACAAGTCTCGCCGCCAGGGCACGAGCATGAAGGGCGCCATCACGCTCACTATCCTGCTAGGGGTTTTCATCCTCTGCTGGGGACCCTTCTTCCTCCACCTTATTCTCATCCTCACCTGCCCCACGACccccttctgcacctgcttcttCAGCTACTTCaacctcttcctcatcctcatcaTCTGTAACTCGCTCATTGACCCGCTCATCTACGCCTATAGGAGCCAGGAGCTGCGCAAGACACTCAAGGAGCTGCTCTTCTGCTCCTGCGTCACCTTTCGATGCGATTCCATACTTGAGTGTCTATTTCCATGGAAGTTCACGTGA